A genomic region of Acidobacteriota bacterium contains the following coding sequences:
- a CDS encoding MerR family transcriptional regulator, translating into MGPVSRQPVIPDKLYFKIGEVARLASVEPYVLRFWESEFPALKPGKSNKGQRLYRRREVELALQIKMLLHEQGFTIAGARQKLKSEQGKRAQTSLPLHGSRDRELLQKVRAEVAAITALLDRRGN; encoded by the coding sequence ATTGGTCCAGTGTCCCGGCAGCCGGTCATCCCTGACAAGCTGTACTTCAAGATTGGCGAAGTGGCGCGCCTCGCGAGCGTCGAGCCCTACGTGCTGCGCTTCTGGGAGAGCGAGTTTCCGGCGCTTAAGCCGGGCAAGAGCAACAAAGGCCAGCGTCTCTATCGGCGCCGAGAAGTCGAGCTGGCCCTGCAGATCAAGATGCTGCTGCACGAGCAGGGATTTACCATCGCCGGCGCGCGGCAAAAACTGAAGAGCGAACAGGGTAAGCGCGCCCAGACGTCGCTGCCGCTGCACGGCAGCCGCGATCGGGAGCTGCTGCAGAAAGTACGCGCGGAAGTTGCCGCCATTACCGCCCTTCTCGACCGCCGGGGAAATTGA
- a CDS encoding porin: protein MRVYLAALIVATMVTTTCAATPPAQPKPVSEKQHKPKKKQSRIWYAAQWNLVTQHNPAFAAAYSGPNSFMNIAGTATSSVETLFLGIRLTPRLEFLYDEETSAGSGLSGTVGLAGFPNLDAVRAGGGPALTAAPYPARGMLHWNLGLGGGQIENTPNFLELAQRLDRRRLEFYLGKMSLADFFDTNDYANSDHQQFLNWTADNNGAWDYAANTRGYTYAGYGEYDDGPWTLRFAEALMSKLPNQEFLSLNLPVFRAENAEADWNYAAKSNGTIRVLFFDSHAKMGSFVNALAAWRAGRTLRPDVNAVAIPASEYGLAANWQQAVGADLGVFARVGWNDGAQESYSYTAVNNALETGVQVGGQLWGRKKDHAGIAIMSNGISRVHQQYLAAGGLGFQLGDGGLSYGREQIEELYYNLHVWRWIAVAPDVQFFNNPGYNRARGPLVVYGLRVHVEK, encoded by the coding sequence GTGCGCGTTTATTTGGCCGCGTTGATTGTGGCAACGATGGTGACGACGACGTGTGCGGCGACGCCGCCCGCGCAGCCGAAACCCGTCTCGGAGAAGCAGCACAAGCCAAAGAAGAAGCAGAGCCGGATTTGGTATGCGGCGCAGTGGAATCTGGTGACGCAGCACAATCCCGCGTTTGCGGCGGCATACTCCGGGCCGAACAGCTTCATGAACATTGCGGGGACGGCGACCTCGTCGGTTGAAACGCTGTTTCTCGGCATCCGGCTCACGCCGCGGCTGGAGTTCTTGTACGACGAAGAGACGTCGGCGGGTTCGGGGCTGAGCGGCACGGTGGGTCTGGCCGGCTTTCCGAATCTCGATGCTGTGCGGGCGGGAGGAGGGCCGGCGCTGACGGCGGCGCCCTATCCGGCGCGGGGCATGCTGCATTGGAATCTTGGCCTGGGCGGCGGGCAGATCGAGAACACGCCGAATTTTCTGGAGCTGGCGCAGCGCCTCGACCGGCGCCGGCTGGAGTTTTACCTGGGCAAGATGTCACTGGCTGATTTTTTCGACACCAACGACTACGCCAATTCTGATCATCAGCAGTTCCTCAACTGGACCGCCGACAATAATGGCGCCTGGGACTACGCCGCCAATACGCGCGGCTATACCTATGCCGGCTACGGCGAATACGATGATGGGCCTTGGACCTTGCGCTTTGCCGAAGCGCTCATGTCGAAATTGCCGAATCAGGAGTTTCTGAGCCTCAACCTGCCGGTTTTCCGGGCGGAGAATGCCGAAGCCGACTGGAACTATGCCGCCAAATCGAACGGCACGATTCGCGTGTTGTTCTTTGACAGCCACGCAAAGATGGGCAGCTTCGTCAACGCCCTGGCGGCGTGGCGCGCGGGCCGGACGCTGCGTCCCGACGTGAACGCGGTGGCCATTCCAGCCTCGGAATATGGCCTCGCTGCGAACTGGCAGCAGGCGGTGGGTGCGGACCTGGGCGTGTTTGCCCGCGTGGGCTGGAACGATGGCGCGCAGGAGAGCTACAGCTATACGGCGGTGAATAATGCGCTGGAGACAGGCGTTCAAGTTGGGGGTCAATTGTGGGGGCGGAAAAAGGATCACGCCGGTATCGCCATCATGAGCAACGGCATTTCGCGAGTCCATCAACAGTATCTGGCCGCGGGCGGTCTTGGCTTTCAGTTGGGTGATGGCGGACTCAGCTATGGGCGCGAGCAGATCGAAGAACTCTATTACAACCTACACGTATGGCGCTGGATTGCGGTGGCGCCGGACGTGCAGTTTTTCAACAACCCCGGCTACAACCGCGCGCGCGGGCCCTTGGTCGTGTACGGGCTTCGAGTACATGTAGAAAAGTAG
- the argB gene encoding acetylglutamate kinase, translated as MAGGSWACMTTVIKVGGSILEPEPKPQLIAALARQAEIGPLVVVHGGGKTLTALLARLGIASEFRDGLRVTGAEALRAAIMAFAGSVNTALVAALNAAGVRAVGLTGCDAGCVRAVAQAGLGAVGGSARADPRLLRSLLASGFTPVLASLALDAAGAGILNVNADQFAAAIATALGAERLLFLTDVNGVLDTRGQTVPQATLAELRALAMSGALRGGMLPKTAACVTALEAGVREVSILGPGGAGTQLSL; from the coding sequence ATGGCCGGAGGGAGCTGGGCTTGTATGACGACGGTCATTAAGGTGGGCGGCAGCATTTTGGAGCCAGAACCCAAGCCGCAGTTAATTGCTGCGCTGGCACGGCAGGCGGAGATCGGGCCGCTCGTCGTGGTTCATGGCGGGGGGAAGACATTAACGGCGTTGCTGGCGCGGCTGGGCATCGCCAGCGAATTTCGCGATGGCCTGCGTGTCACCGGCGCCGAGGCATTGCGGGCTGCGATAATGGCGTTCGCCGGAAGCGTCAATACGGCGCTGGTGGCGGCGCTGAATGCAGCAGGCGTCCGTGCGGTGGGTTTGACGGGCTGCGATGCCGGCTGCGTGCGCGCGGTAGCACAGGCCGGGTTGGGCGCAGTCGGCGGGTCAGCGAGGGCCGATCCCCGTCTGCTGCGGTCGCTGCTGGCGTCAGGGTTCACGCCGGTGCTGGCCTCGCTGGCGCTGGATGCGGCCGGTGCGGGGATTCTGAATGTCAACGCGGATCAGTTTGCGGCGGCCATTGCCACCGCGCTGGGAGCGGAGCGATTGCTGTTCCTCACGGATGTAAATGGCGTGCTCGATACGCGCGGCCAAACGGTTCCGCAGGCAACTCTGGCGGAGCTGCGCGCGCTGGCGATGTCAGGGGCGCTGCGCGGCGGGATGCTGCCCAAGACGGCGGCCTGCGTGACGGCGCTCGAAGCGGGTGTACGCGAGGTTTCGATTCTCGGGCCGGGCGGCGCGGGAACGCAGTTGTCGCTATGA
- the argJ gene encoding bifunctional glutamate N-acetyltransferase/amino-acid acetyltransferase ArgJ has translation MTPPVSIPEPAPVAWPRGFRFAAGHCGIKRKAADLMLVTMDPAASAAAVFTTNRVQAAPVRLSRAHLAAARGRVRGFIVNSGNANCATGAHGQRAAMAMARVTARLLHCPVEQVLVGSTGVIGQPLPVEKIIEALPHWLERDDTALAAAHAIRTTDTCAKIAGASFRDGDRSYRVAGMAKGSGMIHPRMATMFGFLFTDAPLAPAACDRALRQAVETSFHRISVDGDTSTNDTATLFASGTGGPLSAAGRARFQAALNKTAQELARQIVLDGEGARHFVTLEVEGARSFADADRVARALAHSPLVKTALAGADANWGRVLSTAGWCGAKFDPERASIWFSGLPVYARGRALPFDEAEAKHRLERREVTVRIHLGAGRAQAWMWTCDLTEGYIRINAAYRT, from the coding sequence ATGACTCCGCCGGTTTCGATTCCTGAACCTGCACCGGTCGCCTGGCCGCGCGGCTTCCGATTTGCCGCCGGCCACTGCGGCATCAAGCGCAAAGCAGCGGATCTCATGCTGGTGACGATGGATCCGGCGGCGAGCGCGGCGGCGGTGTTCACCACCAATCGCGTGCAGGCGGCGCCCGTGCGGCTTTCGCGGGCGCACCTTGCGGCTGCGCGCGGCCGGGTGCGCGGCTTCATCGTCAACAGTGGCAACGCCAATTGCGCCACCGGCGCCCACGGACAGCGCGCGGCGATGGCCATGGCGCGCGTCACGGCACGACTGCTGCATTGCCCGGTTGAGCAGGTTTTGGTGGGTTCGACCGGTGTGATTGGCCAGCCGCTGCCGGTCGAAAAAATCATAGAGGCGCTGCCGCACTGGCTCGAAAGAGACGACACGGCACTGGCTGCGGCGCATGCCATCCGCACCACCGACACCTGCGCCAAAATCGCCGGAGCGAGCTTCCGCGACGGTGACCGCAGCTACCGCGTGGCAGGCATGGCGAAGGGATCGGGCATGATCCATCCACGCATGGCCACCATGTTTGGGTTTTTGTTCACGGACGCGCCGCTCGCGCCCGCGGCCTGCGACCGGGCGCTGCGGCAGGCGGTCGAGACCTCATTTCACCGCATTAGCGTGGACGGTGACACCTCGACCAATGACACTGCGACGCTGTTTGCGTCGGGAACGGGCGGGCCGTTGTCGGCGGCCGGCCGTGCGCGCTTCCAGGCCGCGCTGAACAAGACGGCGCAGGAGCTGGCGCGCCAGATTGTGCTCGATGGCGAAGGCGCGCGGCATTTCGTAACGCTGGAAGTGGAAGGTGCGCGCTCGTTTGCCGATGCCGACCGCGTAGCCCGGGCGCTGGCGCACTCGCCACTGGTCAAAACCGCCCTTGCGGGCGCGGACGCCAACTGGGGGCGGGTGCTTTCGACTGCGGGCTGGTGCGGCGCGAAGTTCGATCCGGAACGCGCCTCGATCTGGTTCAGCGGCTTGCCGGTCTACGCGCGCGGGCGGGCGCTGCCCTTCGATGAGGCCGAGGCCAAGCACCGCCTGGAGCGGCGTGAGGTGACGGTGCGCATCCACCTTGGCGCCGGCCGCGCCCAGGCCTGGATGTGGACCTGCGACCTGACCGAGGGCTACATCCGCATCAACGCAGCCTACAGGACGTAA
- the argC gene encoding N-acetyl-gamma-glutamyl-phosphate reductase: MMNNYSIARVGIAGATGYAGRELLRLLSRHPHAGVAAALDSTAGVEAMAAVTPDLVFLATPAEVSRAWVTALRLFTNPPRIVDLSPAFRFESEAAYGWPERNAAAIRKAMLVANPGCYATATNLVLGPLLAAGAIEPTDIICDAKSGASGAGRALRQDLQFCELDGNCKPYNIYSHRHAPEIARHAGLDGETFAFTPHLLPVPRGILATHYVRCRTTDLGAVYAEAYAGKPFIRVRGGDIPELHDVLFTNYCDIGWKLRADGKQAVIVGCLDNLVKGAAGQAIQNANLMMGWPEGAGLV; encoded by the coding sequence ATGATGAATAATTATTCTATCGCGCGGGTGGGCATCGCCGGCGCCACCGGCTACGCGGGACGGGAGCTGCTGCGGCTGCTGTCGCGGCATCCGCATGCGGGGGTGGCGGCGGCGCTCGATTCCACGGCCGGAGTGGAGGCGATGGCGGCGGTTACGCCCGATCTGGTATTTCTGGCTACGCCGGCCGAAGTCTCGCGCGCGTGGGTGACGGCGCTGCGGCTGTTTACGAATCCGCCGCGGATTGTGGATCTGAGCCCGGCGTTCCGCTTTGAATCGGAGGCGGCCTACGGCTGGCCGGAACGGAACGCGGCGGCCATCCGCAAGGCCATGCTGGTGGCCAACCCAGGCTGTTATGCCACCGCGACCAATCTGGTTCTGGGGCCGCTGCTGGCGGCAGGGGCCATCGAACCCACCGACATTATTTGCGATGCCAAATCGGGCGCGAGTGGCGCCGGCCGCGCGCTGCGGCAGGATTTGCAGTTCTGCGAGCTCGATGGAAATTGCAAGCCTTACAACATCTATAGTCACCGGCATGCTCCGGAGATTGCGCGCCATGCCGGCCTGGACGGGGAGACGTTTGCCTTCACGCCGCATTTGCTGCCGGTACCGCGCGGCATTCTCGCCACACACTATGTCCGCTGCCGGACGACTGACCTGGGCGCGGTATACGCAGAAGCGTACGCTGGTAAGCCCTTCATCCGCGTGCGCGGGGGCGACATTCCGGAGCTGCACGATGTGCTGTTCACCAACTATTGCGACATTGGCTGGAAGCTGCGCGCCGACGGCAAGCAGGCGGTGATTGTCGGTTGCCTGGACAATCTGGTGAAGGGCGCGGCCGGGCAGGCCATCCAAAACGCCAACCTCATGATGGGATGGCCGGAGGGAGCTGGGCTTGTATGA
- a CDS encoding DinB family protein translates to MTDVTARTAWAFQFNTGLLQKTVDGVAPERWPRKPGNKSNSILWIAGHLVWERSQILKLLGQERHEAWLSLFATGAKPSDGQAYPAASEILRAWTEVSKQLASAMDAAPPEVLSRPAPEGLPSADGKLGGVLQFFTIHEGYHLGQLGYLRKWLGYSQVLG, encoded by the coding sequence ATGACAGACGTAACGGCCCGCACGGCCTGGGCCTTTCAATTCAATACCGGCCTCCTCCAGAAAACGGTTGATGGGGTTGCGCCGGAGCGTTGGCCGCGGAAACCTGGAAACAAATCGAACTCCATCCTCTGGATCGCCGGCCACCTGGTCTGGGAGCGCAGCCAAATCCTGAAGCTGCTCGGCCAAGAGCGGCACGAGGCGTGGTTGAGCCTGTTCGCCACCGGCGCCAAGCCGAGCGACGGCCAAGCCTACCCGGCGGCGAGCGAAATCCTGCGCGCCTGGACGGAGGTGTCGAAGCAGTTGGCGTCGGCGATGGACGCTGCCCCGCCGGAGGTGTTGTCGCGGCCAGCGCCAGAGGGGCTGCCCAGCGCCGATGGCAAGCTCGGCGGCGTGCTGCAGTTTTTCACCATCCACGAGGGCTACCACCTCGGCCAGCTTGGCTACTTGCGTAAATGGCTGGGCTACTCGCAGGTGCTCGGCTGA